The window GCATCATGCCCAGCAGTTCATGCAGCAGGTCGAACATCTCAAGAGCGACATGCAGCAGTACAACAACGGCATCAAGGGCTACATCCGCATCTTTGCCAACACTACCGCCGTGACCGAGTTCATGCCGGAGATCCTGGGCAAGTTCCTGGCGCGCCATCCCCAGGTCAATGTGGCGCTGGAAGAGCGCCTGAACCACGACATCCTGCGCGGCATCCAGGAAGGGACGGCCGACATCGGCATCGTCGCCGGCCCCGTGCAGGGCGAGGGCTTGCAGATATTGAATTTCTCGACCGACCGGCTGGTGCTGGCCACCGCGCTGGAACACCCGCTGGCCGACGCTCCCAGCCTGCCCTTCATCCAGACGCTGGAGTACGAGCATATCGGCCTGCATGAAGGCAGCACGCTGCATCACTTCCTCAGCAAGATCGTGGCCGAGAACGGCCAGCGGCTCAAGCTGCGCATCCAGGTCCGCAGCTTCGAAGCCATGTGCCGCATGATCGAGACCAACGTAGGCATCGGCATCCTGCCGCGCTCGGCGGCACAACGGCATCAGCAGACCATGCAGTTGTCGGTGGTGGAACTGAGCGATCCCTGGAGCGTTCGCGAGCGCAGCATGGTGGTGCAGGATATCGACACGCTCTCACCGCATGCCCGCAACCTGGTCGAGTTCATCCGTGAACAGACGGCGCAGGGCGCGGAGGACGATGCCCTGGTACCCGGCGCCATGGCGCGCCCGGCCAAGGCAGGATCAGGCAAGCGCGCCTGAACGGCCTATCCGCCCACCATCATCCACACCGACAGCAACAGCAGCGCACCGCAGAAGAGGATGCGCAGACGCCGCTCAGGCAAGTGATGGGCCAGCGCCACGCCCCAGGAAATGCTGAGCACGCCACCCAAGGCCATGGGAATGCCGACCGCCCAATCGACATGGCCGGCATGGGCATAGGTCCACAGCGCCACCAGCGTACCCGGCGTGACCATGGCCAGCCCCAGCCCTTGCGCCGCAGTCTGTGTCATCCCGAAAAAGGCCGTCAGCAGCGGCACCGCCACGATCGCCCCGCCCACGCTGAAGAAACCCGCCGACGCCCCCGCCGAGAGTCCCACGAACGGAATCCAGCGACGTCCCAGCACGACCGGACGCACCACCGCCGGCGATCTGCGCAGCAAGGTCCACAGGTAGTACAACGCCAGCACCGCCATGAAGACCGCAAAACAGAAATGCAGGCTGCGCGCATCGATGGCCGTGGCCAGCCGCGCCGAGAAATACGTCGCCACCACGGCCGGCGCGCACATCATGGCGGCCGTGCTCCACTCGATCTTGTTGCGCTGCTTGTAGCGCCAGAAGGCGATGACCACATTGGGCACGATCATCACCAGCGACGTGCCTTGCGCCAATTGCTGGTCCATGCCGTAGAGGTAGCCCAGCACCGGGATGGCGATCAGGCCGCCGCCGATGCCGAACAGACCGCCCATCGCCCCCAGCAGGCCGCCCAGCAGGAAGTTGACTACACCAGAGAAAAACAGAGAAGCCGTCATGAGTGTAAAGTAGTGCCGCTGCCGCCAAGGCAGCACCGAAAATCAAAAAAGGAGACTGACATGAGCGGCATCATCGTGTTCGCGCTGGAAATGGGCGTCGTCGCCCTCATCGCGCTGGCGATCTACATGGTGATGAAGAAATAGCCCCGCCGGCCAGGCCCGACAGTGTAGCGCAGCGCGACCACGGCTGCGCGAGCGCATTCCCCCCTCAGCAAAGGAAGGAAGAAACAATGGATTTGAGACTCAACGGCAAGACCGCCCTGGTATGTGCATCCAGCAAGGGCCTGGGCCGCGCCTGCGCGCATTCGCTGGCGCGCGAGGGCGTGCATGTGACCATGCTGGCGCGTGGACGCGAAGCCCTGGAAGCAGCCGCGCAAGAGATCCGTGCCGAGGTTGCCGCCACCGGCGCCATCATCACCACCGTGAGCTGCGACATCACCACCCCCGAAGGCCGCGCCCTGGCGCTGGCCGCCTGCCCGGCCCCGGACATCCTGGTCACCAACGCCGGCGGCCCCAAGCCCGGCGACTTCCGCGACTGGAGCCGCGAGGACTGGATTGCCGCCGTGGACGCCAACATGCTCACCCCCATCGAGCTGATCAAGGCCACCGTGGATGGCATGATCGCCCGACGCTTCGGACGCATCGTCAACATCACCTCCAGCGCCGTACGCGCGCCCATCGACATCCTGGGCCTGTCCAATGGCGCGCGCTCGGGGCTGACCGGTTTTGTGGCCGGGCTGGCGCGCAAGACGGTGGCGCACAACGTCACCATCAACAACCTGCTGCCCGGCCCCTTCGAGACCGACCGCCTGCGCGCCACCGCCAGTGGCGCCGCGCAGGAGAGCGGACGCAGCGTCGACGAGATCCTGGCCGAGCGCCGCAAGCTCAACCCAGCGGGCCGCTTTGGCGATCCGGCCGAGTTTGGCGACGCCTGCGCCTACCTGTGCAGTGCGCAGGCGGGCTTCATCACCGGGCAGAATCTGTTGATGGATGGTGGGGCTTATCCGGGGACGTTCTGAGGGTGGAGCTTGGGGCTTGCTGTGCGGCCATCCCAATGGTGCTGGTGACGCAGCGGGTCTCGGCCAATGGGACGGGGGTGGATGCAAAGCAAGTGATGTGATGTATAATGCGGCCCTCGTGCGCTGGGCAACTGGCTCGGCCGCACTCCAAGGAGGTTTGGGTGAGTGGTTTAAACCAGCAGTCTTGAAAACTGCCGACGGGGTGACCCGTCCGTGAGTTCGAATCTCACAGCCTCCGCCAAGACACTTTATAGAACGGGCCTTTCAGGCCCGTTTATCATTTCTACCCACAAATTCACCCACAAACTAAAGCGTGGTAGCAAGGCGCTCATACGCCTGTAACATGGAGAAAGTATGCTGCGGGGCAACTCATAGACCTCGGGCAAACTGATGTACCAGCAGTTCAAAAAATTTCTATCAGAGAAGATTGCAGACTTCCGCCGCATGGTTCGACAAGCTCGCGGACAGGTTGAACTTGAAGAGCTCCAGAGCAGCGCGTGGGTCGTCGCTGCAGAATTGGGAGAGAAGAGAAAGTCAGAAATTGACTTCTCGAACAAGCAAGATCAAGACTGGATCTTGGCCACTGTCTACAACCAGACTGTCCGCCCCGGTAAATCGGTTAGGTACGCCGTCAGCATCGATCAACCCGCGGCGTGGGGCGACGATGATCTACCTTCCCTGGCAGATACGCTGCCTGCGCCCGAAAATTCAGATCCACTGACAGCCCTCTTACACCTGGAGCGATTAGAAGAGATTGCCAATACCAATGACTTGTCATTAGCAGCCACATATTCTCAGGCGGCAACCTATGCAATCAGCCTAGAGAAGTTTGAAAACGTGAACAGTCTAAGCACTTTCTTGGCCATATCTGGCCCCACGTTGGTCCAACGAATATCGAGGGCGGCAGCGAGCCTCAAAGTTCAGGACTCGATTTTCGATGGAATCGAAAGGATTCCCCGATCCTTTATTCCGAAAAGGGGGAGCGTTAAGCTTTCGAAAAGCCAGTTGCCTTCGATTGACGCCCAGTTAGCACTTGCCTTTCCGGTGTTCCCTTGAACGCCCTATCATCCCCGATCAGTTTGTTACCCTAGTTGTTACCTTACCGATTAGGGTAACAACTAGGGTAACAAAACCCGCCTCTTAGAATTCGAAAGCTCCGACAATAAAAAAATCCTCCTGCACCATAGCTGGAGCGGCTTTGCGGCAATTCATGGCGATCATCGAATTACCGATACTGGCGCTCATGCCAGCCATGGTTTGTTACCTTGTTACCCAAATTTCAAAATTTCATAGCTGGGGATACAACGCGGTGCGCAATGCCCGTGGGTATTATTTTTGAAAGTAAGGACCCGTGTTTCGCCCCAGCACTTCACTGCACAACGCGGCGGCTTCAGATAGACTGATCCAGTCTCCGGATCCTAGTTGAGTTGGAATCATCGTGCGTCCCTTCGACGCCCCTTAAATTGGAAGTCATGCCAACGCGGCAAGGGTATCCGCGCTTTCGGCTGGCCGGCCTAGGCATGACTAAACTTGTGAAGTCGGTTGTACGGATAACGCATCTGCCATCCGTTCATAAAATTATGAGAAAGTACTGCTGATTGCGCAACTTGGCGAGGAGATTCCGGGGATTCCCGGAATTCAATCTTCTCCAATTTGAGGAGATCTATCACGACCATCAACGGTCCCGTTTTTGGAACGGTTCCGATATTGGTACTGTTCCAAAAACGGGCCTGTTACAGAGCCTCCCGAGAAAAACCGACTGTATGAACGTCCGAAGGCTTGGCAAACCCTGTCAATCGGCTTGCCCAGTCTCCTCGCGATTTCACGCTGCTATGCGCGCCTCGATACCAGCATGTTCTCTAAGCAAGTAAAGCAGCCCACCTCCGTCAATTAGCTCAATCGGCTTGTCTTTGCAGAAATTATAGGCGTCCGTGCCGTATCCGCTCGTACAAACGAGAATGCCTTTGTTAGCACCCTCATTCATCATCGTTCCGAACAGATCGCGAACAGCACTCACGCCCACCGTGTCCTTGTATCGCTTCGCCTGGATCACCACCTTTCCGCCGAGGATCGGACGGGTATCGTAAGCCACGGCATCAACCCCACCATCGCGAGAGCTGCGCGTCAGCTTCGTCTCAAGACCCATCTTCCCAAACAGATTCGAAACCAAGATTTCGAACTCTCCAGGGGTCAAGTCCAGCAAGTTGGGGCGGGACTCCAGGACGGTCAGCACATCGCCTTGATCAATAAATCGTTTGTCGATCATGTCAAATTCGACGATTGGTTTGATCGCCAAGAGCTCGTCCGGTCTCGGCGACACCTGAGCGCCCAAATTCTTCAGGCAAGCGATCTTGTCCACCTTCTCTAAACGCAACTCCAGGAATGTTTCTTTCGGCGCTCGCACCGAAACAACGGGGACCCGGACCTCTTTCCCGCTGGCAGGATCATGGGTATCGATCATCCCATTAAATGTGATTCTTGAAAGTGCATTGACTTGATCCGCTTCAAATAGCTCGTGAAGCGTTCTCAGCGTTACCGCAGCAACAATATCTTGGTAAAGCTGCTTAGTCTCCGCCGGCTTTCGGGCCTTGAACTCAATCTGATCCTTTGTCTTGACGTACCTGAATTCTGCTTCCTGCGGAATAACCGACGGTTCTGGCAGATCATATTCAACGACCAGCTCTCCGGTCTCCTGCTGAAATGCAAGGCGGAATTTTTGAGGGAAGCCCTCGGCAGGATATGCCGAGCGTGCCAATACCATGTCACAGTAGGCTACGATGGCCTCCGCATCCTGAGAGTGGTAGGCAGCTTGAATCCGCTCCACTTCAGCGTTGTGAGCCAGCACATCGCGCTCATAGGCTTCCTTCTTCTCTTCGTACTCTCGCTTGATTTTAGAAAGTTTGGCAAGCTTCTGGCTCTCGGTATGCTCGTGAGCAGCCAGAGCCCTTTTGTGGGCCTCGGACGCCTTCGCGACATCTTCTGCGTGCCGGTTCACTGAGCCAGGCCAAAACCGGCTCAAACCCTTCAAGGGTGCAACCTCCTTTGGCAAGGGCGGCGATTCCGAAAGAAGCTCACGAGGAGGACGAAACGGCGCATATCGCTCCGAGCTCTTCAAGGATGCGAAATCAATGCGATCGTCATGATGCAGCGTATGGGCCAGCAGGCCCTTCAACTCATCCAAGCGATCCTGCAATTCGGCGTTCAAGTCGTCCACCTCACCCTGCCGTTCTTCCAGATACTGCAGCTTCGCCATTTTCTCGGCTGCCTTCTGATCCCGCGCCTCTTGAGCCGCCGCCATGCGCTGCTGTCGCTCCAGTTGACGCAATTGAGTTGCCTGGGTACGCAATGCCCGTTGACTCTCTCGCTCCACAGCCGCAGCCCCGCGCGCAGCCGCCCTCAGAAATCCCTCTATTCCGCTTCTACGCCCCATTGCACACTCCCCTTCGACAAAGACACGAAGTTTTAGTTAGTTTTTAGTCAATTTCCGGAAAATTTTAGCATCGTTGGGCCGCCCGTACGCCCATGTCAAAATCTCAAAGGTAACCCCCTACATTGAAAGCTTCAATGGCCGGTTCAGGGAGGAATGCCTCAATGACCACTGGCTCTCGACCTTGCATGAAGCTCGTTCCCGGATCGAAGCATGGCGCCGAGATTACAATTCAATGCGACCACATAGCGTGCTGAAATACGCCACGCCAGCAGAGTTTGCTGCACAACAGGGTTATTAACGCATTCTACTATTCGATGTAGCTAATTCCTGGGGGCAGGTCAATCTAACCCAGTATCTAGGACTGGATCCTCATCCTCAAGTTGGTTTGAAATATTACTTTCTTTAAAAAGCGTCTTAATGATGCGAGAAAGTCTAGGCTGCCGGTTTTCCTTGATGACCCTCTTGCAAGCTCGGGCGAAGTTGTCCATCGCGGATCCGAAATGAGGCTCGTAATTGCCTTTATGCGCGCACAACTCAACCATTTTCCAGAGAAAATTTCTCACTTTTGCGGAAGATAAAGATAGCAAGAGCCTTTCGAAATCCTCTGTGGTGGCTGAGCGCAGAGCCAATGACTGCCTATCGCCCCATCCTTGATGTTCGCTCAAATATTCACAAACATCTGCGGCAGAAGTGTTGCGACGCACCTCGCGTTCAACCCCATCAAATAATTTTTTTATCTCAGGATGAAGTGGTCCGCCGAAGGGAGCCATTGGTGCAGACCCGCTGAATGAGGCTGCGTCAAAATTATCAATATAATTTTTTAGAGCAGCTTGCGCATAAGGTTCTCCACCAGGAAAATTCATTAAAGCATCGTATAAGTTGGAAACAACATATGGACCCAATAAATGCGCTCTCTCAGCAATCCCGTTTACTCTTCGAAGTAACTGCTCTTCTGGAACCTCATAGTCCCAGAACAAGGAAGACATGAGCGAATTGCAATCATTATTCGCAGATGTAATGGCGGCGTCTGACTCAAATCTGCTGATAGCTTCACTCAACTTCTGCGACTCAACCAAACCCGATTGTAAGAACTCGACCACAAGTAGTTCGAACTCATCAGCTTGAGGAGATATCCCCAGCTTTCTGAAAAGCACCCTCCATCGATCTCTGTTCTTCTCTTCCTCAGATTTCTCGCCTTGGCTTTTAGACCATTCATCCCAGTCTTGCGGCCCTCCTTGATCGAGGGCGAAATCAAAGTTCGGTCCATCATCGATGCCCCGGTAGTGAATCGCAGATAGGAGAACTATTGAAGGGAGAGCGCGATTCAAAGTACCTGGCGAAAGATCTGCTCTGCCTCCTAATATAAGATTACTCGCCTTAATTATTTTCTGGATAATGCGGATGTTATTGATTCCGCATATCCTTATTAACTCACACAGTTTTTCGCCGTATGGCGTTTCTATCGTCTTCTTTGCGATCTCAAAAGCCTCATCACTGGATGTCAAGAGCTTTAGCTCCTGATCGATAACCTTCTCTCGAAAAGTATTCCAAAGTTCGCCGCTCGCTTTATCTAACTTGTCTTCGTTCAAAATGAGAAGAACCCGACACTTATACTGCTTGGTCATTTCATCGATAAAGCCGAGCACCTCATCTACGTCGAGTTTCTTGTGCTTACGCTCAATATCGTCCAGAACCAGAAGCTTTTCTCTCAAGATGACTGGCGCAAGAATTAGGCCGATGTCATTCACGGCAGCGAATCCTTTGTGAAACCCTTCTGCCATCTTACTAATCGCGCCCCAGGTCTTTTTTACTCCTTCAGTCAGCACTGGAAATTCGTCGACAGATTTTGCGGCGCTCTGAATCAACTTCAACTTAACGAGATCGATGGAAGAAAGGCCGAACACGGAGGCGTAAAGGGCATCCTTTGCAAACGCGACATCACTTTTCTTGATTTGGTCCCACATGAAGCTTTTTCCCGTCCCCCATTTTCCCGATAGAGCGATGACCTTGGCGTCGTATTGCTCTAACATGTGGATGAGCTGCGCTTTGGTTTCTTCTAGCGACATGAATTTCCTCTTAGGTTAATAGTTTTCGGAAAAATATCTACTTGCATCCACATTATGAATGTAGCACCACCTTCTCTTCAATCCTCGCGTATCGAAATGTATTTCGGGGATATTTTATTGTCGAGTGGCACCAGCTTCATCACGCGCCGTGGGAGTAAGTTGTTTCTGACATCCAATAGCCATAACGTCACCGGGCGTGATCAGCACGCTGGGGCATGTCTATCCGCGCGAGAAGGGATTCCCAATAATGTCGTGATCCGCTACAACAAGGCTGATAACCCTGGCGAATTCCTGTCGTATCAGGAGCCGATCTTGGCCAACGATGAGCCGCTTTGGTTTAAGCACCCGAAGTTAGGAAAAACGGCTGATTTTGTCGCACTGAAGCTGACCAACTCGCCGGGTGCAATAATCCATCCGATCGATCCGGTCTCGGTGGGCGTACCCACCAAGTAAAATGCCCCCCCCCTTGAGAGCTGCGTCGAACCGTCATTCGAGCGAGCCAACCCTTGTCCTGATCGAGAGCGGCCACTTATCGAAGAATCGATGCGATATTTCGGGATGCTCTGAGAACAAGCTCAATATCTCGTAGGCATGGGGAATACCCGTACAAGAAAGCCCCCTCGATATTGGCTAGAAGAAATTCACAAAATAGCCTGTCCAACGCTAGCCGTATAGTTTGCAAAGCACTACCATGAACAACTGTGGATTGAGCATCTGAATCGGGCCTGGATGGGGCAATCAAAAATCATTGCGAGCATCCGCTCTTGCTTTTGGTCAGCCACAATCGTCCACTTATTGTTTTGGGGAAATCATTACAACATCAGAGGGAGTTAATCATGACGCTAAAGCCTGGCCCGAAGCCAATTGCCAAATCCACCGGCAAGCCCGATCAACGTCGGCGCGATAACAAAGAAACGCCGGGAAATAATCCGGCTCTGAAGCCCAGCAAGCCGCCGACCAAAAGCAAATAAGGCTCATGGCCTCTTCGTTAGTTTATTCTCGTGGTGGGGCAGTACTTTACGTTCGATTCCCGCCCTCCAAAATCGGGGAGCGGCGCCTGGACGATGATGAGCGCCAAAACCGGCATATTGTCGGTTTTGGAAATCGTGGGGTGGCTATCAACTTTGACTTCAGCCATCGGCGGGAGATTGCTTTTCGCTCCCGCGAGCTGCTTTCCCAGCTGCTTGCCCGTTTCGGTGCGCTCCACCATGGCGAATTCCGTTGTCATGTCAAGGGATAGGTGGTGCTCAATGGCAGTCTGGGCATGAGCTTTTGAGCTCCCCGAAACTGGGGAGCTCAAAATTGCCCCTGAGGTTTTTCGGAGTTTTCCGAAAAGCCCTCTGCGACGGAGTAATCATATCCATTACAAGTGCAATCCTGATACGTCTGTCCATTTTGCGGGTGGACGTAGGGTGTCTCGTTTCCAGAAACGACACCCTGTTCACGACTAGGCGGAACATATCGCCCTTCGTCAATACTCGCACTTCTTGTGTGCGGCCTAGGCTATCGACGATGAGGTAACGTTTTGCTATCCCACGGCATGCCGCATAGCATCATTCGGATTGGAATAGTCTAACGCTTCGCAAATATCCTTACCGACGAATAAAGGCTCACTACTCTCGCTCGCCAATACGCGGATATCACGGCCCTCGAAATGGAAAGGGATAGGATTCATGCCGCGACCTCACTCGGTCCGAACATTAGATCCTTGATCCAATCAACAGGCGCCGGGCATGGACCTCAACATCGTCAGGATGGCTCCAGCATTGTCCAAATCAAGCTTGCAGCGCCCACATTTTGACAGCCAGTTTCCAGCAGCTTGGATTGACGCGTCGTCTCGTCTATCCCCTTTGTGGTGGCAATATGGAGGTGCGGACACTTCCCTCTCTTCAGTGCGGACATTTGCGGACACTTGTGCGGACACTTGTGCGGACACTTTGGAAGTGTCTGCACTCGTCTTCCGGCTTCTGATCAGGCGGCGTCGAGGGCCAGTTAAACGGTCGAGAGAATGACGGCGCCAGTCATGGGCCCTCACCGGCCATGCGAGCCTTTGGAGGTACGATTGAAGCCCCCAATGCAGCGAGCGGCGGCGCGGTTTTCTGTGTGCGGTTGCCGTCGGCTCCGTAGCGGGTAAATTGTCATGCGGCACTAGCCGCATTCGGTTTTCCATCGTCTGAAAAAACTGCCGGCAATTCAGGCGGTACCGCCCACGGTCATGCCGTCAATCCTCAGCGTTGGCTGACCCACGCCCACAGGCACCGATTGTCCGGCCTTGCCACAGACGCCGGAGGCCGTGTTGATTTCCAGATCGTTGCCGATCAGCTTCACGTTCTTCAGTGACTGCGGGCCGTTGCCGAGCACCGTCGCGCCTTTCACTGGCGCGCCCAGTCGACCATTCTCGATCAGGAACGCTTCCGACGCGGCAAACATGAACCGGCCGCTGCTGATATCGACCTGACCGCCCTCTAGATGGGCAATGTAGATCCCCTGCTTGACCGAGGCGATGATCTCGGCCGGATCAACTCCGCCGGCACGCATGTAGGTGTTGGTCATGCGTGGCATCGGTAGCACATCGTAGGATTCGCGGCGTCCGTTGCCCGTGTTGGCGACACCCATCAGCCTGGCGTTCAGCGAATCTTGCATGTAGCTGACCAGAATACCGTCCTCGATCAACGTGGTGCACTGCCCGGGCGTGCCTTCGTCGTCGATGTTGAGCGAGCCGCGACTGCCCGGCACGGTGCCGTCGTCGACGATGGTCACACCGGGAGCCGCCACCCGTTGCCCGATGCGCCCGGCGAATGCCGAGGAACCGCGCCGGTTGAAATCACCTTCCAGGCCATGCCCCACTGCTTCGTGCAACATGACGCCGTTCCAGCCAGGGCCGATCACCACGGTCATGGTGCCGGCCGGCGCCGCGCGTGCCTCCAGCTTGATCAATGCAGCGTCCACCGCCAGAGCGGCGACCGACTCGATCGCAGCGTGATCGAAGGTCGCCAACCCCACGCGCCCGCCCAAGGTGCGCGAGGCGCCTTCGCGGCGGCCATTGCGGACGACCTGTACCGCCACGTCGAGCCGTACTAGCGGACGTACGTCGCCGCCGCAATAGCCGTCGTTGCGCGCCAGAAAAACCAGGTCGAGCGATATCGACAGGCTCGCCATCACCTCCACCACCAGAGGACTACGGGCGCGGCAAGCGCGGTCGACCGATTCCAGCAAGGCGATCTTGTGCGCGGCATCGAGCGAGGGCAGCGGGTCATCGAGCGTGTAATAGGTCGGCCCGCGCTTGGGCAGCTTGAGCACCAGGCCTGCTGGCGATACCGGCGCATGGCCCACAGCATCGGCCGCCAAGTCGGCAGCTTTACCAATCGTAGTAGCGTCGAAGCGATCAGCCGAGGTCAAGACCGACTGCTCGCCTTCCACCAGGCGTAGCCCGAAACCCTGCGACTGGTTGTAGTTGCTGCGTGTCACCTTGCCACGCTCAAGGTGCCAGCTTTCTGCGACGCTCGACTTCAGGTACAGATCGGCGTAGTCGCCACCTTTGCGCAGCGCGCGTGACACGCCCGCCAGTAATTGCGATTCATCCAGTCCGCTGGCTGCCAGCAGCCCCCATCTGGCGCGGCAATAGGCGGTGGACGTGCCGGAGTCAGCGCCGCCATCATTAGGTTCTGGCACTGCTGCCAGCTGGTTGATTGTCTTCATGAATGCTTCCCTGTTCGCGCGTCTTCAGATGTTCAGATACCGCCGACACGCATCTTGTCAATCAGCCACGAGCCCGTCGTGGTGCCATTCTGCGTGAGCCGGTCATTGCCCACTGCGACGATGCCGGCAAACATCTCACGCAGATTGGACGCCACCGTGATGCCGGCCACCGGATAAGCGATCTGGCCGTTTTCCACCCAGAAGCCGCTGCACGCGCGCGAAAAATCGCCCGTCATCAGATTGACCCCCTGCCCGTTCAGCCCACTGATCACCAGCCCTGTTCCCATGCGCCTGATCATCGCCTCCAGATCGCCACTGGCCGCGCTGGTGGTGCTCGACACCATCACATTGCTGGGCCCCGCGCCATG is drawn from Herbaspirillum seropedicae and contains these coding sequences:
- a CDS encoding LysR family transcriptional regulator, yielding MLFDLTDLRLFILIAEHNSLTRSAERMNLSLGATSNRIKELETRFGTRLLYRESKGVQLTPAGHTLLHHAQQFMQQVEHLKSDMQQYNNGIKGYIRIFANTTAVTEFMPEILGKFLARHPQVNVALEERLNHDILRGIQEGTADIGIVAGPVQGEGLQILNFSTDRLVLATALEHPLADAPSLPFIQTLEYEHIGLHEGSTLHHFLSKIVAENGQRLKLRIQVRSFEAMCRMIETNVGIGILPRSAAQRHQQTMQLSVVELSDPWSVRERSMVVQDIDTLSPHARNLVEFIREQTAQGAEDDALVPGAMARPAKAGSGKRA
- the tldD gene encoding metalloprotease TldD, which encodes MKTINQLAAVPEPNDGGADSGTSTAYCRARWGLLAASGLDESQLLAGVSRALRKGGDYADLYLKSSVAESWHLERGKVTRSNYNQSQGFGLRLVEGEQSVLTSADRFDATTIGKAADLAADAVGHAPVSPAGLVLKLPKRGPTYYTLDDPLPSLDAAHKIALLESVDRACRARSPLVVEVMASLSISLDLVFLARNDGYCGGDVRPLVRLDVAVQVVRNGRREGASRTLGGRVGLATFDHAAIESVAALAVDAALIKLEARAAPAGTMTVVIGPGWNGVMLHEAVGHGLEGDFNRRGSSAFAGRIGQRVAAPGVTIVDDGTVPGSRGSLNIDDEGTPGQCTTLIEDGILVSYMQDSLNARLMGVANTGNGRRESYDVLPMPRMTNTYMRAGGVDPAEIIASVKQGIYIAHLEGGQVDISSGRFMFAASEAFLIENGRLGAPVKGATVLGNGPQSLKNVKLIGNDLEINTASGVCGKAGQSVPVGVGQPTLRIDGMTVGGTA
- a CDS encoding SDR family oxidoreductase produces the protein MDLRLNGKTALVCASSKGLGRACAHSLAREGVHVTMLARGREALEAAAQEIRAEVAATGAIITTVSCDITTPEGRALALAACPAPDILVTNAGGPKPGDFRDWSREDWIAAVDANMLTPIELIKATVDGMIARRFGRIVNITSSAVRAPIDILGLSNGARSGLTGFVAGLARKTVAHNVTINNLLPGPFETDRLRATASGAAQESGRSVDEILAERRKLNPAGRFGDPAEFGDACAYLCSAQAGFITGQNLLMDGGAYPGTF
- a CDS encoding BRO-N domain-containing protein — its product is MNPIPFHFEGRDIRVLASESSEPLFVGKDICEALDYSNPNDAMRHAVG
- a CDS encoding sulfite exporter TauE/SafE family protein, with translation MTASLFFSGVVNFLLGGLLGAMGGLFGIGGGLIAIPVLGYLYGMDQQLAQGTSLVMIVPNVVIAFWRYKQRNKIEWSTAAMMCAPAVVATYFSARLATAIDARSLHFCFAVFMAVLALYYLWTLLRRSPAVVRPVVLGRRWIPFVGLSAGASAGFFSVGGAIVAVPLLTAFFGMTQTAAQGLGLAMVTPGTLVALWTYAHAGHVDWAVGIPMALGGVLSISWGVALAHHLPERRLRILFCGALLLLSVWMMVGG
- a CDS encoding restriction endonuclease, whose protein sequence is MRQLERQQRMAAAQEARDQKAAEKMAKLQYLEERQGEVDDLNAELQDRLDELKGLLAHTLHHDDRIDFASLKSSERYAPFRPPRELLSESPPLPKEVAPLKGLSRFWPGSVNRHAEDVAKASEAHKRALAAHEHTESQKLAKLSKIKREYEEKKEAYERDVLAHNAEVERIQAAYHSQDAEAIVAYCDMVLARSAYPAEGFPQKFRLAFQQETGELVVEYDLPEPSVIPQEAEFRYVKTKDQIEFKARKPAETKQLYQDIVAAVTLRTLHELFEADQVNALSRITFNGMIDTHDPASGKEVRVPVVSVRAPKETFLELRLEKVDKIACLKNLGAQVSPRPDELLAIKPIVEFDMIDKRFIDQGDVLTVLESRPNLLDLTPGEFEILVSNLFGKMGLETKLTRSSRDGGVDAVAYDTRPILGGKVVIQAKRYKDTVGVSAVRDLFGTMMNEGANKGILVCTSGYGTDAYNFCKDKPIELIDGGGLLYLLREHAGIEARIAA